The Malus sylvestris chromosome 3, drMalSylv7.2, whole genome shotgun sequence genomic sequence ATAGCATAGCAAGCTTAAGCTTCCAGTGTGATAATATGTAGCTACTAGCTAGCTGAAACCCTAGCTAGCTAGAACCAGATGGCTTGTGCATCTTTCAGCATTTGTTTTAGAGATCCATCCACATGGTAGGATATGATATCTTTCGACGAGCCGACATATTTCCCACCTATGAACACAGCAGGAAGAGCAGGATTGCATCCGAGGTTTCTCAATGCACACTCCATGTCCCTCCCATTGGCGTATCGGTCGAGCTCGTGAATCGCCGGGCTTGCACCGAGCTCGTAGAAAAGCGTCTTCACGCTGTGGCATATACAGCAGGAGCTCTTTGTGAAGATCACAGCAGCCTTCTCTGAAGCCAACTCTCTCACACTCTCCAttactaaaaacaaaaactggTTTCTTAGAGATTAAGTAATGCAGCTCAGTTACTAGATATGATGAAAACCCTAAAGCAGATAGATAGTTAAGATCTGTGGAGCTCGGGGGTAGACTTTGAGGTTCATCTGCCTGGCTATTTATAAAGGATGTGGGGGAGGATTTGTTTAATCTAGAGAAAAGGAGAAACAATTTAAGAACCAGAAAAATGGATAAGAAAGAGAAAGCAGCTTTAAGATATTTGGATTGGATAAGAAAAATGCCCCTTTGTGATGATTTGCATGATGGTTACTCCATTATAATCATACCGATATTATCATCAGTTCTGTTTTTCATAGAATTTCTCGATGtccaaaatatatatttaatattgtcaATTCTGACATGAGATTCTTGTATTCTTCAACTGACCTACCATATGCTATAAACAAATTGCATGCAGCATATATTTTATCACACAGTAAATCATAATTTAGATCTCCTGGAATACGTACGATGGATAGGGTTTGAAACTTTGAGTAAGAATCGCAGACATGTATAAATATTAAAGTTATTAACCCACAAACACACTTTCGGTCCTCGTTGATAACATCAAGATATACCAATACATGTTAATATTAGCTTTTGTATAATAAACATGAACTCTTTAGGGAAGAGGGGGACAACAAGAATGAACTTtatcaataataaaaaacattatattcattaataaagaatttGTTAAGaataaatctcacattaatTGGAAGATGAGTCTTGCATAGACTTATAATTAAATAAGTTTAACTACTCCGCCATATTGTCTATTGATTTTATGATAaaactcaactttcttcaatctAGCTAGAAAATTTATATAGTATTTATTGGATGCGTGCCTTGACATTGTAcattatgttatacttaaatAAACGTAGGCATTGGCATTCATAGAGATCCATATTTTTATTCCCTTATTGAAAAGTAAGTACtcaattaagattttttttttttttttttggtgtgaaGGATAGGGATTAAAAACAATAGTCTATAACTCAAGTGGTTAACCTGCATATGACTTATGTTCGACTCCCCTTGTTCCGATATTGTTTCACTGTATGCATCAATTTGCTAATTGTTCG encodes the following:
- the LOC126616508 gene encoding glutaredoxin-C11-like, with translation MESVRELASEKAAVIFTKSSCCICHSVKTLFYELGASPAIHELDRYANGRDMECALRNLGCNPALPAVFIGGKYVGSSKDIISYHVDGSLKQMLKDAQAIWF